In Clostridium sp., one DNA window encodes the following:
- a CDS encoding ABC transporter permease: MISILAVLVSTGIAVPLGIMCSKNKVFSMPIMNLFNFLRIIPSLAVLVLVMPILGTGFLPALLALVILAVPPTLINTYLGFKNVDEFILESSRGMGMSSKMILFKIEIPLAMPLILTGIRTSAVEVIASAALASYIGAGGLGDFIFTGLSLNDYRMLLVGGISIALLAIISEILLSLLQYGITRYQRI, translated from the coding sequence TTGATAAGTATTTTAGCTGTTCTAGTTAGCACCGGTATAGCTGTTCCACTTGGAATTATGTGTTCTAAAAATAAAGTGTTTTCCATGCCCATAATGAACTTATTTAATTTTTTGAGGATTATCCCCAGTCTGGCAGTGCTTGTGCTGGTAATGCCAATACTTGGGACGGGCTTCTTGCCGGCTTTGTTGGCACTGGTAATTCTAGCGGTGCCTCCAACCTTAATAAATACATATCTAGGATTTAAAAATGTAGATGAATTTATTTTGGAAAGCAGCAGGGGAATGGGGATGAGCAGTAAAATGATACTGTTCAAAATTGAAATTCCCCTAGCAATGCCACTGATACTTACAGGTATAAGGACATCTGCTGTGGAGGTCATAGCCAGTGCTGCACTGGCATCATACATTGGTGCAGGGGGGTTGGGTGATTTTATATTTACAGGTTTAAGTTTAAATGACTATAGGATGTTGCTGGTTGGAGGAATTTCAATTGCGCTATTAGCTATTATTTCAGAGATATTGTTATCTTTATTGCAATATGGTATCACCAGATACCAGAGGATTTAA
- a CDS encoding sensor domain-containing diguanylate cyclase, whose product MNETITYHTDIPDNMIEEWQSIVDLIARIAKVRAALIMRVTNGEIEVFVSSKTKNSPYVPGNKEYLINSGLYCERVIKSRQMLSVPDASKSDEWRNNPDMKYNMKCYLGFPVRLPNGNLFGTICMLDDKENDFSQDMRDFMEKMRNLIESYLKLLHLSITDQLTGLYTRTYFNIKAYKEIKRTTLNKTAITILLVDIDHFKKINDTFGHPIGDEVLKNFSRIMISSLRNTDIIFRFGGDEFIILMPDTVIKDAVLEAENLRLKVENSQVCPNIKISISIGAVERIRGESLDHWLVRVDKALYQVKKSGGNQVIIS is encoded by the coding sequence ATGAATGAAACGATAACGTATCATACAGATATTCCGGATAATATGATCGAAGAGTGGCAGAGTATAGTGGATCTCATTGCACGTATTGCAAAAGTCCGTGCAGCCCTTATAATGAGAGTCACAAATGGAGAAATTGAAGTATTCGTATCCAGCAAGACTAAAAATAGCCCTTATGTACCAGGCAACAAAGAATATCTCATAAACTCCGGACTTTACTGTGAAAGAGTCATAAAAAGCCGCCAGATGCTGTCAGTTCCAGATGCATCAAAATCAGATGAATGGAGAAATAATCCTGATATGAAATACAACATGAAATGCTATCTGGGGTTTCCTGTAAGGCTGCCCAACGGGAACCTGTTCGGAACGATTTGTATGCTTGATGACAAGGAAAATGATTTTTCACAAGATATGAGGGACTTCATGGAGAAAATGCGCAATTTGATCGAATCTTATTTAAAACTGCTGCACTTGAGTATTACTGATCAGTTAACTGGATTATACACCCGTACTTACTTCAATATAAAGGCATACAAAGAAATAAAAAGAACAACTCTCAACAAGACTGCTATAACAATACTCCTGGTGGATATAGATCATTTTAAAAAAATTAATGATACCTTCGGTCATCCCATAGGTGACGAGGTGTTAAAGAATTTTTCCAGGATCATGATTTCTTCTCTTCGAAACACAGATATAATTTTCAGGTTTGGCGGAGATGAATTCATTATACTTATGCCAGATACAGTTATTAAAGATGCCGTACTGGAAGCAGAAAATCTACGCTTGAAGGTAGAGAACAGCCAGGTCTGTCCTAACATTAAAATATCAATCAGCATCGGTGCTGTAGAACGGATTCGTGGTGAATCTCTGGATCATTGGCTTGTAAGGGTAGACAAAGCATTGTACCAAGTCAAAAAAAGTGGCGGCAATCAAGTTATTATATCATGA
- a CDS encoding glycine betaine ABC transporter substrate-binding protein produces the protein MKKKLKKTILLSLTATFLLTASLTGCGSKSGTTSSDKPTIKVGSKNFTESLVLGELYADALENAGYKVERKLNLSDSVVHSSLVKGEIDLYPEYTGTGLQSILKEQPKFDAKQVYDEVSKKYKEKFNLIWLDPSSGNDSEGLVITKKASDKYNIHTISDLQKNAGKLRYASQGEFDVRADGMPRLTKVYGPFNFKDKKIYDNGIKYDVLHNDKADVAVAYTTEGQLRKDEFVVLKDDKQAWPPYNVAPVVRKDILDKNPEIKDILNKVTAKLDDKTLIELNAKVDIDKEEYATVAKDYFDKEFGK, from the coding sequence ATGAAAAAAAAATTGAAGAAAACTATACTGCTCTCACTGACAGCCACATTTTTATTGACAGCTTCCCTTACAGGGTGTGGAAGCAAATCAGGTACTACAAGTTCAGATAAACCTACTATAAAAGTCGGTTCCAAGAACTTTACAGAATCACTTGTTTTGGGAGAATTATATGCTGATGCTTTGGAAAATGCAGGGTATAAAGTGGAAAGAAAATTGAATCTGAGTGATTCTGTAGTACATTCGTCTCTGGTCAAAGGTGAAATAGACCTCTATCCTGAATATACGGGAACTGGATTACAGTCGATATTGAAAGAGCAGCCTAAATTTGACGCAAAGCAGGTTTATGATGAGGTGTCCAAAAAATATAAGGAAAAATTTAATTTGATATGGCTTGATCCATCTTCAGGAAATGATTCGGAAGGATTGGTGATTACTAAAAAAGCATCAGATAAATACAATATACATACGATTTCCGACCTGCAGAAAAATGCCGGCAAATTAAGGTATGCATCCCAGGGTGAATTTGATGTAAGAGCTGATGGTATGCCTCGACTGACGAAAGTGTATGGCCCCTTTAATTTTAAAGATAAAAAAATATATGACAATGGAATAAAGTATGATGTACTTCACAATGACAAGGCAGATGTTGCTGTTGCTTATACTACGGAGGGACAATTGCGAAAAGACGAGTTTGTTGTTTTGAAGGATGATAAGCAGGCATGGCCGCCTTATAATGTGGCACCTGTAGTTAGAAAGGACATTTTAGATAAAAATCCTGAAATAAAGGATATCCTGAATAAGGTTACAGCTAAACTAGACGATAAGACTTTAATCGAGCTGAATGCTAAGGTGGATATAGACAAGGAAGAGTATGCAACTGTAGCAAAAGATTATTTTGACAAGGAATTCGGAAAATAA
- a CDS encoding ABC transporter ATP-binding protein, whose product MANIAIEFLNVSKKFPKASKYSVENVNISIEEGHFITILGTSGSGKTTFLKMINRIYETTSGDILFFGKNIRKLPVEDYRRKIGYVIQQIGLFPHMTIEQNIATVPQILKWDKTKINDRIDYLMNLVNLPPKDFRKRYPRQLSGGQQQRVGIARAMAADPSVMLMDEPFGAIDAITRQNLQDELIKIQKKLHKTILFVTHDVNEAFKLGDKIIIMNEGRIQQFDTANNIVFNPANDYVSKLVSSDNILQRLKLLKAESIMIPVNSQIEGTDYRVDREETLDTVLSLLLENNREYVVVEDKCKKTVGKITLEQLKTNSKLR is encoded by the coding sequence GTGGCAAATATTGCAATAGAGTTTTTAAATGTAAGTAAAAAATTCCCTAAAGCCTCTAAATATTCTGTTGAGAATGTAAACATAAGTATAGAAGAAGGACATTTCATAACAATCTTGGGGACATCAGGTTCTGGCAAAACCACATTTTTAAAAATGATTAACAGAATATACGAAACCACCTCAGGTGATATATTATTCTTTGGAAAAAACATAAGGAAACTTCCTGTGGAGGATTATAGGAGAAAAATAGGATATGTTATACAGCAAATAGGTTTATTTCCACATATGACTATAGAACAAAATATAGCTACAGTTCCACAAATATTAAAATGGGACAAGACTAAAATAAATGACAGAATAGATTACTTGATGAATCTAGTAAATCTTCCTCCAAAGGACTTCAGAAAAAGATATCCGCGCCAGTTGTCTGGCGGGCAGCAGCAGAGGGTTGGAATTGCAAGGGCCATGGCCGCAGATCCCTCTGTGATGCTTATGGATGAACCTTTTGGGGCTATTGATGCCATTACAAGGCAGAATCTTCAGGATGAACTTATAAAAATACAAAAGAAACTTCATAAGACTATACTTTTTGTAACTCATGATGTGAATGAAGCTTTTAAATTAGGAGATAAAATTATAATTATGAATGAGGGCAGAATTCAGCAATTTGATACTGCAAATAATATAGTATTTAATCCTGCTAATGACTATGTATCAAAACTGGTTTCCTCTGATAATATTTTGCAGAGATTAAAATTACTCAAGGCAGAATCCATAATGATACCTGTGAATTCTCAAATAGAAGGTACTGATTACAGGGTGGACAGGGAAGAGACTTTAGATACGGTATTATCACTTTTGCTTGAAAATAATAGGGAATATGTTGTTGTAGAAGATAAATGTAAAAAAACGGTAGGAAAGATAACTTTAGAACAGTTGAAGACAAACTCAAAACTAAGATAA
- a CDS encoding 4Fe-4S binding protein: MSNENELIKLLDFPEILIPYLNYIYTEDDIDIILAIKNEPRSEKELKGLLKRDISSVLESAYKNSVVNKVIGEEVKYTPNSLDSRMSRMASFERDKWQGINKNDREKISNWIFQKYVDYKKQMSINDLSENGNKIFPLRDAIQYLNRVEKDIYVIPCDCKSITEKCQFDRNVCISFGNEVNSSQNRGMGKKLTRNEAVELLKHAEKEGLIHTVEKNAICNCCTCCCYPLRASEELNLKGKWPEVSYIISMDRNKCINCGICTQRCQLNVFEKKDKVVYMNNEKCVGCGICTTTCPKNALKLKRIKLKGDTLIE, encoded by the coding sequence ATGTCAAACGAGAATGAGTTGATAAAACTTTTAGATTTTCCAGAAATATTAATACCATATTTAAATTACATTTATACGGAAGATGATATAGATATTATACTTGCAATAAAAAATGAACCCCGCTCAGAAAAGGAATTGAAAGGGTTGTTGAAGCGAGATATAAGCAGTGTTTTGGAAAGCGCCTATAAAAATTCTGTAGTAAATAAAGTCATTGGTGAAGAAGTAAAATATACTCCCAATTCTTTAGATTCAAGGATGAGCAGGATGGCCTCATTTGAAAGGGATAAATGGCAAGGTATAAATAAAAATGACAGGGAAAAGATCTCAAATTGGATTTTTCAAAAATATGTAGATTATAAAAAACAGATGTCAATAAATGATCTATCTGAAAATGGAAACAAGATTTTCCCATTAAGAGATGCAATTCAATATTTAAATAGGGTAGAAAAAGATATTTATGTAATTCCCTGTGATTGCAAGTCTATTACTGAGAAATGCCAATTTGATAGAAATGTATGCATAAGTTTTGGAAATGAAGTAAATTCTTCACAAAATAGGGGAATGGGTAAAAAATTGACCAGGAATGAAGCAGTAGAATTATTGAAGCATGCCGAGAAAGAAGGACTTATTCATACAGTTGAAAAAAACGCCATATGTAATTGTTGTACATGCTGCTGCTATCCACTGAGGGCATCTGAAGAATTGAATCTAAAGGGAAAGTGGCCTGAAGTCAGTTACATTATATCAATGGATAGAAATAAATGTATAAACTGCGGCATATGTACACAAAGATGTCAGTTGAATGTATTTGAAAAAAAAGACAAAGTTGTGTATATGAATAATGAAAAATGTGTGGGATGCGGTATATGTACAACTACTTGTCCCAAAAATGCTTTAAAATTAAAAAGAATTAAATTGAAAGGGGATACATTAATTGAGTAA
- a CDS encoding MurR/RpiR family transcriptional regulator — translation MNFKSDIRELNDLKQKMALISQESSTYEKLAYYIVENYKHIIFMTAAEVAAEVNISQGSVSRFCSSLGYHGYNDFQHNLQQFVREEITAPQRLQYTSHDNNSITNILNMEHKNIDELNFILNQPSYEKLIEKIVSARHLVITSSRMSATLLPYTNYILNKIRNDVIQVTPESPLWDTLEFRDVTATLIFTIMFPRYPNNLIQKLKELKKKGFTIAAVTDSIMSPVTNLADPVISVPITTSSIFDIYSTPILFLNLLLRDIARETEGLDKRLESIEKSDECNNFYYKM, via the coding sequence ATGAATTTTAAATCTGATATAAGAGAACTTAACGATTTAAAACAGAAGATGGCTTTAATTTCACAAGAATCATCTACCTATGAAAAACTTGCTTATTATATAGTGGAAAATTACAAACACATTATATTTATGACAGCCGCAGAAGTAGCTGCAGAAGTCAATATAAGTCAGGGAAGTGTTTCCAGATTTTGTAGTTCGTTAGGATATCATGGATATAATGATTTTCAGCACAACCTGCAGCAATTTGTAAGAGAAGAAATAACTGCACCACAAAGATTACAGTATACATCCCATGATAATAACAGTATTACAAACATACTCAATATGGAACACAAGAATATTGATGAACTGAATTTCATTTTAAATCAGCCATCCTATGAAAAGCTCATAGAAAAGATCGTATCTGCCAGGCATCTGGTTATAACTTCCTCCAGAATGTCAGCTACACTGCTTCCGTATACAAATTACATACTCAATAAAATTAGAAACGATGTAATACAAGTTACCCCTGAGAGTCCATTATGGGATACACTAGAATTCAGGGATGTAACTGCAACCTTGATATTTACTATAATGTTTCCCAGATATCCAAATAATTTAATACAAAAATTGAAGGAATTGAAGAAAAAGGGATTTACCATTGCGGCAGTTACGGACAGTATTATGTCCCCTGTTACCAATTTGGCTGATCCTGTTATAAGTGTACCTATAACAACATCTTCAATATTCGATATTTACAGCACCCCTATCCTGTTTTTAAATTTACTTCTAAGGGACATAGCCAGAGAAACAGAAGGTTTGGATAAAAGGCTGGAGAGTATAGAAAAATCTGATGAATGCAATAATTTCTACTATAAAATGTAA
- a CDS encoding M20 family metallo-hydrolase, producing MKNKLHVNTQRIERSLKKLSSFGKCKNGGINRSFGSSTDIQAREWIKSLWRRDLQLPVKVDAIANIWTRLEGRENLPPIVLGSHHDCVKNGGMYDGTLGIMLATEVLQKIKEENYNLRHPIAAVSFSGEEPNQFNISTLGSRTITGKLKKRQLEDAVNQVSKTKLKDTVKILGGNLENINEYLIKPGDIGAFLECHIEQGRKLYDRNLSLGVVTKITGIYREQIHIFGESNHAGTTLMHYRKDALLAACELCLDFEQIIKNIDRDDVVGTVGYIEALPNSPNIIVGESSLIVEIRTNKDCILQSIIDKLNKKIDNITYKRKVKILRKNILNQKSVPMDEIVKDAIKSAIKSIEEPFIEIPSMAGHDSAHMAEISRTGMLFTPSINGKSHCPDEKTDMDDIEKAGNVLLKTVLILDKELN from the coding sequence ATGAAAAATAAATTACATGTCAATACACAGAGAATAGAAAGAAGCTTAAAAAAATTGTCCTCATTCGGAAAATGTAAAAATGGAGGAATAAACCGTTCATTTGGCAGCAGTACTGATATTCAAGCAAGAGAATGGATAAAATCATTATGGAGAAGAGATTTACAGCTGCCGGTTAAAGTTGATGCTATTGCAAATATATGGACACGACTGGAAGGAAGAGAAAACTTACCTCCAATAGTGCTTGGATCACATCATGACTGCGTAAAAAATGGCGGAATGTACGATGGAACACTGGGTATAATGCTTGCTACAGAAGTATTGCAAAAAATAAAAGAGGAAAATTATAATTTAAGGCATCCTATAGCTGCAGTATCCTTTTCAGGAGAAGAACCAAATCAATTTAATATATCTACATTGGGGAGCAGAACAATTACAGGAAAGTTAAAGAAAAGGCAGTTAGAAGATGCTGTAAACCAAGTTAGTAAAACTAAATTAAAAGATACAGTAAAGATATTGGGCGGAAATCTGGAAAATATAAATGAATATTTAATAAAACCCGGCGATATAGGTGCATTTTTAGAATGCCATATAGAACAGGGAAGAAAACTGTACGATAGGAATCTGTCATTAGGTGTAGTTACCAAAATAACAGGTATCTATAGAGAACAGATTCATATATTCGGTGAATCAAATCATGCAGGTACTACACTTATGCACTACAGAAAGGATGCACTGTTGGCAGCATGTGAATTATGTCTGGATTTTGAGCAAATAATCAAGAATATTGATAGAGATGATGTGGTTGGCACAGTTGGCTATATAGAGGCTCTTCCCAATTCACCAAATATAATTGTAGGGGAATCATCTTTAATTGTTGAAATAAGAACCAATAAAGATTGTATACTTCAATCCATAATTGATAAATTGAATAAAAAGATAGATAATATTACATATAAAAGAAAAGTAAAGATACTGCGAAAAAATATATTGAATCAAAAATCAGTCCCCATGGATGAAATAGTAAAAGATGCAATAAAATCCGCAATAAAATCTATTGAAGAACCATTTATTGAAATTCCAAGCATGGCAGGACATGATTCTGCTCATATGGCTGAAATCAGCCGAACAGGTATGCTTTTTACTCCAAGTATAAATGGGAAAAGTCATTGCCCTGACGAAAAAACTGATATGGACGATATTGAAAAGGCAGGTAATGTATTACTTAAAACTGTGTTAATATTAGACAAGGAGTTAAATTAA
- a CDS encoding O-acetylhomoserine aminocarboxypropyltransferase/cysteine synthase family protein, with amino-acid sequence MSKRELKFDTLQVHAGQKVDRQTGATAVPIYQTSAFRFDTFDDARAVSAYEKPGYNYTRFRNPTQSAFEKRIAALEGGTAALSTSSGMAAISYSLLNIVSQGDEIIAADTLYAGTHTTFSDLFSNMGIKTNFVNPDNIDGFKRYINENTKAIYIESIGNPGINIIDIEPLAKLADDNQIPLIVDNTFATPYLFNPIKYGANIVVHSATKFIGGHGSTIGGVIVEGGNFDWAKGGKFPGFTEPINNGIKYYETYKNTAFVAKARGQLMGSLGATLSPFNAFILLQGIETLSLRMKKHVFNALKVAEFLDANDKVSWVNYPGLKSSKYYELGKKYFPKGPGSILTFGLKGGLDNIEKFIDNLEIFSLVTNIGDIKSLVVHPATTTHAELSEEDQRLAGVTPDLIRMSIGIEDIDDIIFDLDQSLSKLN; translated from the coding sequence TTGAGTAAGAGAGAATTAAAGTTCGATACACTTCAGGTTCATGCAGGTCAAAAAGTAGATAGGCAGACAGGAGCTACTGCAGTGCCCATATATCAAACTTCAGCATTCCGCTTTGATACTTTTGATGATGCTAGGGCGGTCAGTGCCTATGAGAAACCTGGGTACAACTATACAAGATTCAGGAATCCAACTCAAAGTGCATTTGAGAAAAGAATAGCAGCTCTTGAAGGCGGCACTGCTGCACTTTCTACCAGTTCAGGGATGGCGGCTATCTCTTATTCCCTCTTGAATATAGTATCACAGGGTGATGAAATAATAGCTGCAGATACTTTATATGCTGGAACTCATACTACTTTTTCTGATTTATTCTCAAATATGGGAATAAAGACTAATTTTGTGAATCCGGACAATATAGATGGTTTTAAAAGATACATAAACGAAAACACCAAAGCCATATATATAGAATCCATAGGAAATCCGGGTATTAACATCATAGATATAGAACCTCTGGCAAAATTGGCTGATGACAATCAGATACCTTTGATTGTTGATAATACCTTTGCAACTCCATATCTTTTCAATCCAATAAAATATGGGGCTAATATTGTTGTACACTCGGCTACAAAATTCATAGGAGGTCATGGCTCTACTATAGGAGGAGTCATAGTAGAGGGAGGAAATTTTGATTGGGCTAAAGGTGGTAAATTTCCTGGCTTTACGGAACCTATCAATAATGGAATAAAATATTACGAAACTTATAAGAATACTGCCTTTGTAGCGAAAGCAAGAGGTCAGCTTATGGGAAGTTTGGGAGCAACTCTAAGCCCATTTAATGCATTTATATTGCTGCAGGGAATTGAAACACTGTCTTTGAGAATGAAAAAACATGTGTTCAATGCCTTGAAAGTAGCTGAATTTCTGGATGCCAATGATAAAGTCTCATGGGTAAACTATCCTGGCTTAAAAAGCAGTAAATACTATGAACTTGGAAAAAAATATTTTCCTAAAGGACCAGGATCCATACTTACATTTGGATTAAAAGGAGGACTGGATAATATAGAGAAGTTTATAGATAACCTGGAGATATTCTCTTTAGTCACAAATATAGGTGATATTAAATCTCTTGTGGTTCATCCTGCTACAACTACCCATGCAGAATTATCAGAAGAGGATCAGCGTCTGGCTGGTGTGACCCCTGATTTAATAAGGATGTCTATAGGCATAGAGGATATAGATGACATAATTTTTGACCTGGATCAATCTTTGAGCAAGTTAAATTGA
- a CDS encoding ABC transporter permease, protein MRILLNYLIKNYEAMAKLFVEHLYIVSITLALSLLIAIPLSILIFRSKLLSNFLLAVFGAIYSIPSLALFALLVPLLGIGKKPAIFVLVVYNQYILVRNVLAGFNSIDPAIIEAAKGMGLSKSQLFFKIQLPLALPIILGGVRISAVVTIGIATIAAVINAGGLGVILFDGLRMNYLPKILWGTIMSAGLAFLANEIILYFERRASLKSKGEFKNSLYLGK, encoded by the coding sequence GTGAGAATTTTGCTGAATTACCTGATTAAAAATTATGAAGCAATGGCAAAATTATTTGTAGAACATCTCTATATTGTCTCTATAACACTTGCTCTGTCCTTGCTAATTGCAATACCCCTGTCAATTTTAATTTTCCGCTCGAAATTATTGTCCAACTTTCTGCTGGCTGTATTTGGTGCTATATATTCCATACCAAGTCTGGCACTTTTTGCACTTTTAGTTCCATTGCTGGGTATTGGGAAAAAACCTGCCATCTTTGTCCTGGTTGTTTATAATCAATATATTCTTGTAAGAAATGTTCTGGCGGGATTTAATTCTATAGATCCTGCAATAATAGAAGCTGCAAAGGGCATGGGTTTAAGTAAATCCCAGTTGTTTTTCAAAATTCAGCTTCCACTGGCCCTTCCAATAATACTTGGAGGTGTAAGAATATCTGCCGTAGTAACTATAGGAATTGCAACTATTGCAGCGGTAATCAATGCGGGAGGACTTGGAGTCATACTGTTTGATGGATTGAGAATGAACTATCTGCCGAAAATCCTCTGGGGTACTATTATGTCTGCAGGACTGGCATTTTTGGCAAATGAAATAATATTGTATTTTGAGAGAAGAGCCTCTCTAAAATCAAAGGGTGAATTTAAAAACAGCCTGTATTTGGGAAAATAA
- a CDS encoding HAL/PAL/TAL family ammonia-lyase, whose product MSDTSMYFYSLGKIKNITLGKKDITLSEFIAVVRYNAGVYLSEDYISRVKSSRKLLEKLIEEKRIIYGVTTGFGYNCDKIIDKEDAEKLQKNILISHACSVGEALKPEAVRGILLMMLLNLGQGYSGIKVETVEFLCELLNKRVTPFAPAHGSVGYLSPEAHIALIITGRGKAWYRGNLVDADEALKRADIKAPKLSYKEGLALISGTTSITAISAIAVYDSMKSAINLDIAGAMSLEVLKGTIHAFDPRLQSVRRHDNQRNTADNINRILKDSEISSKYINYRLQDALSLRCMPQLHGAAKKTLKDAYTTILDEMNSCCDNPIIYPVNSTDGEALMGGNADGSYVGIEADSMGIADVNLGKMSERRLQRLLNENESGMPAFLVQKPGLNSGLMVTQYSAAGILGEMRILASPATIDNVSTCANQEDYVSMGYNAAKKALRISQLLENIISMEIIASSQAVKFLHPLKQSPVTSKICSKIRNIMPEMYEDIFIYPYIEKIRKMIHSGTLIKYVEEEIGSLKF is encoded by the coding sequence GTGAGTGATACATCAATGTATTTTTATAGTCTCGGGAAGATAAAAAACATAACTCTCGGTAAAAAGGATATTACGCTGAGTGAATTTATTGCTGTAGTAAGATATAATGCAGGCGTTTATTTATCAGAGGATTATATTTCCCGGGTAAAAAGCTCAAGAAAACTGCTGGAAAAACTTATAGAAGAAAAAAGGATAATTTATGGGGTAACTACTGGATTTGGATATAATTGTGATAAGATCATAGATAAAGAAGATGCAGAAAAACTTCAGAAAAATATTCTGATTTCCCATGCCTGTTCCGTAGGAGAGGCCCTGAAGCCTGAAGCAGTGCGTGGCATTTTGCTTATGATGCTTTTGAATCTGGGACAGGGCTATTCGGGAATAAAGGTTGAGACTGTCGAATTCCTATGTGAGCTTTTAAATAAACGTGTTACACCCTTTGCTCCGGCTCACGGTTCGGTAGGTTATCTGTCTCCCGAAGCACATATTGCTTTGATAATAACAGGCAGAGGAAAGGCATGGTATAGAGGAAATCTTGTTGATGCAGATGAAGCCTTGAAGAGAGCCGATATAAAAGCTCCTAAACTGAGTTATAAGGAAGGACTGGCGTTGATATCCGGTACTACATCAATAACTGCCATATCGGCGATTGCTGTATATGATTCCATGAAATCAGCCATTAATCTTGATATTGCAGGTGCCATGTCTCTGGAAGTTTTAAAAGGTACAATCCATGCTTTCGATCCGAGACTTCAAAGTGTCAGACGCCATGATAATCAAAGGAATACAGCGGATAATATCAACAGAATATTAAAAGACAGTGAGATATCATCAAAGTATATAAATTACAGGCTTCAGGATGCATTATCTTTAAGGTGCATGCCACAGCTTCATGGTGCTGCAAAAAAAACGCTTAAGGATGCGTATACGACTATTTTAGATGAAATGAACTCATGTTGTGATAATCCAATAATATATCCGGTGAATAGTACAGACGGGGAAGCATTGATGGGTGGAAATGCTGATGGCTCGTATGTTGGAATAGAAGCGGACTCAATGGGCATAGCAGATGTCAATCTTGGTAAAATGTCTGAAAGAAGGCTTCAAAGACTTTTAAATGAAAATGAAAGTGGTATGCCTGCATTTCTGGTACAGAAACCTGGATTGAACAGTGGGCTTATGGTGACACAGTATTCTGCAGCTGGTATTCTTGGTGAAATGAGAATTTTAGCGAGTCCGGCTACAATTGACAATGTTTCCACCTGTGCTAATCAAGAAGATTATGTGAGCATGGGTTATAATGCTGCTAAAAAGGCTCTGCGTATATCGCAACTTCTTGAGAATATAATATCAATGGAAATTATTGCTTCATCACAGGCTGTAAAATTTTTACATCCGCTAAAACAATCTCCGGTCACATCTAAAATATGCAGTAAAATAAGAAATATAATGCCGGAAATGTATGAAGATATTTTTATCTATCCTTATATTGAAAAAATAAGAAAAATGATTCACAGTGGAACGCTGATCAAGTATGTTGAAGAGGAAATTGGTAGTTTGAAATTTTAA